The following proteins come from a genomic window of Ornithinimicrobium cryptoxanthini:
- a CDS encoding phosphotransferase enzyme family protein, whose product MSNDDAPTLTELAQAFGLAQLHPDSLTRFARVHRGRTADGVDAVVKVAGSRADSVSAMARWQRDLAAGGVPVVAALDLAVQNPQQVGEDWWVVYPFLSGAAYAGTPEQIETAGELLGMIHASDSATEGMRDYEWPDTPHEEVLADLETLEGVLSAQGDPEALAAVRDLAGRWWENKEALEARDADLPRCGLSSDYKANNLIWTALVPTLVDPDNGGREPRLFELAFVATLFHNECDDAPARLLNQQEWSLFLTGYGRHVQLTSAELELWPLVLDHILWEEGTWVLEDNDDRAWADPRQRGYLLDLARATVDRFPLPPA is encoded by the coding sequence GTGAGCAACGACGACGCACCGACGCTGACCGAACTCGCCCAGGCCTTCGGTCTGGCCCAGCTGCACCCGGACTCACTGACCCGCTTCGCCCGGGTCCACCGCGGCCGCACCGCGGACGGGGTGGACGCCGTGGTCAAGGTTGCTGGGAGCCGCGCGGACAGCGTGAGCGCGATGGCGCGCTGGCAGCGGGACCTGGCGGCTGGTGGGGTTCCTGTGGTAGCCGCACTGGATCTGGCCGTGCAGAACCCCCAACAGGTGGGAGAGGACTGGTGGGTGGTCTATCCCTTCCTGAGTGGGGCTGCCTACGCTGGCACACCGGAGCAGATCGAGACCGCCGGAGAGCTGCTGGGGATGATCCACGCTTCCGACTCCGCGACCGAGGGGATGCGCGACTACGAGTGGCCCGACACCCCGCACGAGGAGGTGTTGGCTGACCTGGAGACGCTCGAGGGCGTCCTTTCCGCTCAGGGCGACCCCGAGGCCCTCGCGGCGGTGCGGGACCTCGCGGGCCGGTGGTGGGAGAACAAGGAAGCGCTGGAGGCGCGAGATGCTGACCTGCCGCGGTGTGGCCTGTCCAGCGACTACAAGGCCAACAACCTCATCTGGACCGCTCTGGTCCCAACCTTGGTGGACCCGGACAACGGCGGGCGGGAGCCGCGCCTGTTCGAGCTCGCCTTCGTCGCGACGCTGTTCCACAACGAGTGCGACGACGCTCCGGCCCGACTGCTGAACCAGCAGGAGTGGTCCCTCTTCCTTACCGGCTACGGCCGGCACGTCCAGCTCACCTCCGCGGAGCTGGAGTTGTGGCCGCTGGTGCTGGATCACATCCTGTGGGAGGAGGGGACCTGGGTGCTGGAGGACAACGACGACCGCGCGTGGGCCGACCCGCGTCAGCGTGGCTACCTGTTGGATCTCGCACGCGCCACCGTCGACCGCTTCCCCCTGCCACCAGCCTGA
- the glnA gene encoding type I glutamate--ammonia ligase — protein sequence MFTTAEEVLAFIKDEDVKFVDIRFCDLPGVMQHFNVPADTFDEDAFAAGQMFDGSSIRGFKSIHESDMKLIPDPRTAYLDPFRTEKTLIMNFAIVDPFTDEPYERDPRQIAAKAEEYLRSTGIADTAFFGAEAEFYVFDDVRFSTGPSGGYYHIDSIEAAWNTGRAEEGGNRGYKTRVKGGYFPVPPVDHFADMRDRMCLEMAQVGLVVERSHHEVGNAGQQEINYRFNTLLHSGDDLMKFKYVIKNSAWAAGKTATFMPKPLFGDNGSGMHTHQSLWKDGEPLFYDESGYGGLSDIARWYIGGLLSHGPSLLAFTNPSMNSYHRLVPGFEAPINLVYSARNRSACVRIPITGDSPKAKRVEYRVPDPSANPYLCFAAQLMAGLDGIRNRIEPPDPVDKDLYELPPEELEGIAQLPTSLDAVLEALEEDHDYLTEGDVFTEDLIAAWVDYKRKNEIDPIRLRPHPHEFEMYFDL from the coding sequence ATGTTCACCACTGCAGAGGAGGTCCTCGCCTTCATCAAGGACGAGGACGTAAAGTTCGTTGACATCCGGTTCTGTGACCTGCCAGGTGTGATGCAGCACTTCAACGTGCCCGCCGACACCTTTGACGAGGACGCCTTCGCGGCCGGTCAGATGTTTGACGGATCATCAATCCGCGGCTTCAAGTCGATCCACGAGTCGGACATGAAGCTGATCCCTGACCCGCGCACCGCCTATCTCGACCCCTTCCGGACCGAGAAGACGCTGATCATGAACTTCGCGATCGTCGACCCGTTCACCGACGAGCCCTATGAGCGCGACCCGCGTCAGATCGCGGCCAAGGCCGAGGAGTACCTCCGCTCCACCGGCATCGCGGACACCGCCTTCTTCGGTGCCGAGGCCGAGTTCTATGTCTTCGACGACGTGCGCTTCTCCACCGGCCCGTCCGGCGGTTATTACCACATCGACTCCATCGAGGCGGCGTGGAACACCGGCCGTGCGGAGGAGGGTGGCAACCGCGGTTACAAGACCCGCGTCAAGGGTGGCTACTTCCCCGTGCCGCCGGTTGACCACTTCGCCGACATGCGCGACCGGATGTGCCTGGAGATGGCCCAGGTCGGGCTGGTGGTCGAGCGCTCCCACCACGAGGTCGGCAACGCGGGCCAGCAGGAGATCAACTACCGCTTCAACACGCTGCTGCACTCCGGCGACGACCTGATGAAGTTCAAGTACGTCATCAAGAACAGCGCCTGGGCAGCCGGCAAGACCGCGACCTTCATGCCCAAGCCGCTGTTCGGCGACAACGGGTCGGGCATGCACACGCACCAGTCGCTCTGGAAGGACGGCGAGCCGCTCTTCTATGACGAGAGCGGCTATGGCGGTCTGTCCGACATCGCGCGGTGGTATATCGGCGGCCTCCTCTCGCACGGCCCCTCGCTGCTGGCCTTCACCAACCCGTCGATGAACTCCTACCACCGCCTGGTGCCCGGCTTCGAGGCCCCCATCAACCTGGTCTATTCGGCGCGCAACCGCTCCGCCTGCGTGCGCATCCCGATCACGGGCGACTCCCCCAAGGCCAAGCGCGTGGAGTATCGCGTGCCGGACCCCTCGGCCAACCCCTATCTGTGCTTCGCGGCGCAGCTGATGGCCGGGCTGGACGGGATCCGCAACCGCATCGAGCCGCCGGACCCGGTCGACAAGGACCTCTATGAGCTGCCGCCGGAGGAGCTCGAGGGCATCGCCCAGCTGCCGACCTCGCTCGACGCGGTGCTGGAGGCGCTCGAGGAGGACCACGACTACCTCACCGAGGGCGATGTCTTCACGGAGGACCTGATCGCGGCGTGGGTCGACTACAAGCGCAAGAACGAGATCGACCCGATCCGGCTGCGGCCGCACCCGCACGAGTTTGAGATGTATTTCGACCTGTGA
- a CDS encoding RDD family protein, whose product MTTDTAYPGAGLGLPEHGRGSVGTFPRRLVAIFVDWMACSAIAHMILGVPWGQLHGVNSLLPLALFAIENVLLVGLLGTTLGHRLLGLQVHRVEWLRAGEPSMPGLGAALIRTVLLCLVIPALIPDRHGRGLHDRAAGTVILRSR is encoded by the coding sequence GTGACCACCGACACAGCCTATCCGGGAGCGGGCCTCGGACTCCCCGAGCACGGGCGCGGGTCGGTGGGAACCTTCCCCCGCCGCCTGGTCGCGATCTTCGTCGACTGGATGGCCTGCAGCGCGATCGCGCACATGATCCTGGGCGTGCCGTGGGGCCAGCTGCACGGGGTGAACTCATTGCTCCCGCTCGCCCTCTTCGCGATCGAGAACGTCCTGCTCGTGGGGCTGCTGGGCACCACGCTGGGTCATCGGTTGCTCGGTCTGCAGGTGCACCGGGTGGAGTGGCTGCGGGCGGGCGAGCCGAGTATGCCGGGACTCGGGGCGGCCCTGATCCGCACCGTCCTGCTGTGCCTGGTGATCCCGGCCCTGATCCCCGACCGGCACGGGCGGGGCCTGCACGACCGCGCTGCGGGCACGGTCATCCTGCGCTCGCGCTGA
- a CDS encoding glycosyltransferase family protein gives MRRHGAVEAPAQVLILAERAASLRTDPMLPGTRTGVTVYAACNEEAPKGSFPWRVRQVRPDAARPNQALRVAAARARSRWTAHAAGVPAAWLWAVKRDRWLRRRLRQADLVVSLDGATDGVLALVPGLIDEHRIMPYAEHVTLLDGLAAQVELLDRLRELAAARQGQTAPCETHERADVDAIADRVVAGDLPGVFVPVDELAAIGRQLPGALGIREAADLTLNVLGQISDPSTPGAGPSGLLAQLATARLWMCPTEEMPSDEELASAAREALHGADQALGLGHDSRARARLADAMGVLFHRERHAEAMSTPLLPQPADLLGPLWENLTFQKLVTHVERAQLSQEIRDANQGILSPGGRPQAQVAQAEGRPDVVVIGGVYGEFHELVVAALAEVVDVQFHSPEEVSPFLLGRWAEPVALDALAVLGGWGPGHGEPDPDGTASMSQVLVSSLRSRLHGARVVFIDWADRSTVWVSRLLPEEVRLVVRIHSLDAFDPWFQLVDWSVVDEVIVVSDPLRLLVERMLTLAGAATPVTVLPNLVPLGDLDRPKEPGARTTLGMIGWGRRVKDPLWALDLLAREPSWRLILIGPDLVPALSEAGSAYNEQVRARLQDPDVAECVEIIGWSDDVAEPLRRVGVILSTSRRESWHLGLVEGAASGAVPVVRDWPELVPVGGARALFPDEWVVSDLDQAEARVRAVTEPSVWEATRRRAQEEARQRFDPQSAAQRYREVILGPFHPQS, from the coding sequence ATGCGCCGCCACGGTGCTGTCGAGGCACCCGCCCAGGTCCTGATCCTCGCCGAGCGGGCTGCTTCGCTGCGCACCGACCCGATGCTGCCCGGCACGCGGACCGGCGTCACGGTCTACGCCGCCTGCAACGAAGAGGCACCCAAGGGCTCCTTCCCCTGGCGGGTGCGTCAGGTCCGTCCCGACGCGGCCCGTCCCAACCAGGCGCTGCGCGTGGCGGCGGCCCGGGCCAGGAGCCGGTGGACCGCTCACGCTGCAGGTGTGCCCGCCGCCTGGCTGTGGGCGGTCAAACGCGACCGCTGGCTGCGCAGGAGGCTGCGGCAGGCCGACCTCGTGGTCAGCCTGGACGGGGCCACCGACGGTGTGCTGGCCCTCGTGCCCGGCCTGATCGACGAGCACCGAATCATGCCGTATGCCGAGCACGTCACCCTGCTCGACGGGCTGGCCGCCCAGGTCGAGCTGCTCGACCGGCTCCGTGAGCTGGCAGCGGCGCGGCAGGGCCAGACCGCCCCGTGTGAGACTCACGAGCGTGCCGACGTGGACGCGATCGCCGACCGGGTGGTCGCAGGCGACCTTCCCGGGGTCTTCGTGCCGGTGGATGAGCTGGCGGCCATCGGCCGTCAGCTGCCGGGAGCACTGGGCATCCGGGAGGCCGCGGACCTCACCCTCAACGTCCTGGGCCAGATCAGCGACCCCAGCACCCCCGGCGCGGGACCCAGCGGTCTGCTCGCCCAGCTGGCGACGGCCCGGCTGTGGATGTGTCCCACTGAGGAGATGCCGTCCGACGAGGAGCTCGCGAGCGCCGCCCGGGAGGCACTGCACGGCGCCGACCAGGCGCTGGGGCTCGGACACGACTCGCGAGCGCGGGCCCGACTGGCAGACGCCATGGGCGTGCTCTTCCACCGCGAACGGCACGCCGAGGCGATGAGCACCCCGCTGCTCCCCCAGCCCGCTGACCTCCTCGGGCCGCTGTGGGAGAACCTGACCTTCCAGAAGCTGGTCACCCACGTGGAGCGTGCGCAGCTCTCGCAGGAGATCCGCGACGCCAACCAGGGCATCCTCTCTCCCGGCGGGAGGCCCCAAGCCCAGGTGGCGCAGGCCGAGGGCCGGCCTGACGTGGTGGTCATTGGCGGGGTCTATGGGGAGTTCCACGAGCTGGTGGTGGCGGCCCTCGCCGAGGTGGTGGACGTGCAGTTCCACAGCCCTGAGGAGGTCTCACCCTTCCTGCTCGGACGCTGGGCCGAGCCGGTCGCGCTCGATGCCCTCGCCGTCCTGGGCGGCTGGGGCCCGGGCCACGGGGAGCCCGACCCCGACGGGACAGCGTCGATGAGCCAGGTCCTGGTCTCGTCGCTGCGCTCCCGTCTGCACGGAGCCCGCGTCGTCTTCATCGACTGGGCCGACCGGAGCACGGTCTGGGTCTCGCGCCTGCTCCCGGAGGAGGTCCGCCTCGTCGTCCGCATCCACAGCCTCGACGCCTTCGACCCGTGGTTCCAGCTGGTCGACTGGTCGGTGGTCGACGAGGTCATCGTGGTCAGCGACCCGTTGCGCCTGCTCGTGGAGCGGATGCTGACCCTCGCCGGAGCCGCGACCCCCGTCACCGTGCTGCCCAACCTGGTCCCGCTCGGTGACCTCGACCGGCCCAAGGAACCCGGTGCCCGCACGACCCTGGGGATGATCGGGTGGGGTCGCCGGGTCAAGGACCCGCTGTGGGCCCTTGACCTCCTGGCCCGCGAGCCGTCGTGGCGGCTCATCCTCATCGGACCGGACCTGGTGCCAGCGCTGTCGGAGGCCGGGAGCGCCTACAACGAGCAGGTGCGGGCGAGGCTGCAGGATCCCGACGTCGCCGAGTGCGTCGAGATCATCGGGTGGTCCGACGACGTCGCCGAGCCGCTCCGCCGGGTCGGGGTCATCCTCAGCACGAGCCGGCGCGAGTCCTGGCACCTGGGCCTGGTGGAGGGTGCCGCCTCCGGCGCGGTGCCCGTCGTGCGGGACTGGCCGGAGCTCGTCCCCGTCGGCGGTGCCCGCGCCCTCTTCCCGGACGAGTGGGTGGTGTCCGACCTCGACCAGGCAGAGGCACGGGTGCGTGCCGTCACCGAACCCAGCGTGTGGGAGGCCACCCGCCGGCGGGCGCAGGAGGAAGCGCGGCAGCGGTTCGACCCGCAGAGTGCGGCGCAACGCTATCGAGAGGTCATCCTCGGCCCCTTCCACCCGCAGTCCTGA
- a CDS encoding DUF4191 domain-containing protein — protein MATTNDSTEPKRKRRFGRKNKPPKDPNNPGRMAQLKQVWRMTRKHDPAAMWWMILAALVVLLLALLVGLWLNMVIYVLIIGLPLALLAATFVLARRAEQAAFSQIEGQPGASSAVLGTLKRGWFYDQEPVAAEAGGKVRGMRDLHNAAMIFRAVGRPGVVLLAEGPKAAAKRLSESERRKVGRIVGDEVPVHVLRIGSDEDEVRLSRIAKTMKKLDKKITKEEAIVVHKRLKAISASVKPPLPAGVDPRKARMDRRSLRGR, from the coding sequence ATGGCCACCACCAACGACTCGACCGAGCCGAAGCGCAAGCGCCGGTTCGGCCGCAAGAACAAGCCGCCCAAGGACCCCAACAACCCGGGGCGGATGGCGCAGCTCAAGCAGGTCTGGCGGATGACCCGCAAGCACGACCCCGCCGCCATGTGGTGGATGATCCTGGCGGCACTCGTCGTGCTGCTGCTCGCCCTGCTCGTGGGGCTGTGGCTCAACATGGTCATCTATGTGCTGATCATCGGGCTGCCCCTGGCACTGCTGGCCGCCACCTTCGTGCTGGCGCGCCGGGCAGAACAGGCGGCCTTCAGTCAGATCGAGGGCCAGCCCGGGGCGAGCTCTGCGGTGCTGGGCACGTTGAAGCGCGGCTGGTTCTATGACCAGGAGCCGGTTGCGGCCGAGGCCGGAGGCAAGGTCCGTGGCATGCGGGATCTGCACAACGCCGCGATGATCTTCCGCGCCGTGGGTCGGCCCGGCGTCGTCCTGCTCGCCGAGGGACCAAAGGCCGCCGCCAAGCGCCTGAGCGAGTCCGAGCGCCGCAAGGTCGGCCGCATCGTGGGCGACGAGGTGCCGGTGCACGTGCTGCGTATCGGCAGCGACGAGGACGAGGTCCGGCTGTCCCGCATCGCCAAGACGATGAAGAAGCTGGACAAGAAGATCACGAAGGAGGAGGCGATCGTCGTGCACAAGCGGCTCAAGGCCATCAGCGCCTCCGTCAAGCCTCCGCTGCCCGCTGGTGTCGACCCGCGCAAGGCGCGGATGGACCGGCGCTCCCTGCGCGGCCGCTGA
- the lipA gene encoding lipoyl synthase — MTVAPEGRRMLRVEARNAETPIERKPEWIRTTAKMGPEYQELHSMVKSGGLHTVCQEAGCPNIFECWEDREATFLIGGDICTRRCDFCDIATGRPRALDLDEPRRVAESVQQMGLRYSTVTGVARDDQPDGAASLYAETIRQIHALNPNTGVEILPPDFGAVPELVGQVFDARPEVFAHNLETVPRIFKRIRPAFTYDKSLHVLTMAREADLVTKSNLILGMGEEDHEIEAALHDLHDAGCDILTITQYLRPSKLHHPIDRWVKPEEFVHWSDLAEEIGFKGVMAGPLVRSSYRAGRLYAQAMRKWGRPIPEHLTHLGEAADDPARQEASSLLARTAAKVS, encoded by the coding sequence GTGACAGTCGCACCCGAGGGCCGCCGCATGCTGCGTGTCGAGGCCCGCAACGCGGAGACGCCGATCGAGCGCAAGCCGGAGTGGATCCGCACCACGGCCAAGATGGGCCCGGAATACCAAGAGCTCCACAGCATGGTGAAGTCGGGAGGCCTGCACACCGTCTGTCAGGAGGCCGGCTGCCCCAACATCTTCGAGTGCTGGGAGGACCGCGAGGCCACCTTCCTCATCGGCGGTGACATTTGCACCCGCCGCTGCGACTTCTGCGACATCGCCACCGGGCGCCCGCGTGCCCTCGACCTGGACGAGCCGCGCCGCGTCGCCGAGTCGGTGCAGCAGATGGGTCTGCGCTACTCCACCGTCACCGGCGTCGCCCGCGACGACCAGCCCGACGGTGCCGCGAGCCTGTATGCCGAGACGATCCGTCAGATCCACGCGCTCAACCCCAACACCGGTGTCGAGATCCTCCCTCCAGACTTCGGTGCCGTCCCGGAGCTGGTCGGTCAGGTCTTCGACGCCCGCCCGGAGGTCTTCGCGCACAACCTGGAGACGGTGCCGCGCATCTTCAAGCGGATCCGCCCGGCGTTCACCTATGACAAGTCGCTGCACGTGCTGACGATGGCGCGCGAGGCCGACCTGGTCACCAAGTCCAACCTGATCCTGGGCATGGGCGAGGAGGACCACGAGATCGAGGCGGCGCTGCACGACCTGCACGACGCGGGGTGCGACATCCTGACGATCACGCAGTATCTGCGCCCCTCCAAGCTGCACCACCCGATCGACCGGTGGGTCAAGCCGGAAGAGTTCGTGCACTGGTCCGACCTGGCCGAGGAGATCGGCTTCAAGGGCGTCATGGCTGGCCCGCTAGTCCGCTCGTCCTATCGCGCCGGTCGTCTCTATGCCCAGGCGATGCGCAAGTGGGGGCGCCCGATCCCCGAGCACCTGACACACCTGGGCGAGGCGGCGGACGACCCCGCTCGGCAGGAAGCTTCCTCGCTTCTTGCCCGGACCGCAGCCAAAGTATCCTGA
- a CDS encoding GntR family transcriptional regulator, translating to MLIRIDPRASEPIYVQIERELRRAITSGDVVEGERLPAARDLAKSLDVNMHTVLRAYTELRDAGVIDVRRGRGAVVLPQAAVAPEVDEAVEQLLKMARRHSIPLSQLHQALDDQALDDQALDDQALDKGAHR from the coding sequence GTGCTGATCCGCATCGACCCCCGGGCGAGCGAACCGATCTATGTCCAGATCGAGCGCGAGCTCCGGCGTGCCATCACCTCCGGTGACGTCGTCGAGGGGGAGCGCCTGCCGGCCGCCCGCGACCTGGCCAAGTCCCTCGACGTCAACATGCACACGGTGCTGCGGGCCTACACCGAGCTGCGGGACGCCGGCGTGATCGACGTGCGCCGCGGCCGCGGCGCGGTCGTCCTGCCTCAGGCAGCCGTCGCCCCAGAGGTCGACGAGGCCGTGGAGCAGCTGCTCAAGATGGCCCGCAGGCACAGCATCCCGCTGTCCCAGCTGCACCAAGCCCTGGATGACCAAGCCCTCGATGACCAAGCCCTCGATGACCAGGCCCTGGATAAAGGAGCCCACCGATGA
- a CDS encoding DUF1648 domain-containing protein, producing the protein MTTTTGAEQQIRSSHLIVTTAVTAASGLALVIVILLSLGDLPDRLATHFDLSGAADDTMSRALGLTMFLLVGLGLPALLLVVFARMQWWRGDEARRFAGFLGALPVGLSAVFIATVLANRGAASPDQVTLSPWVFAIALTAAVVAGLAVGLMVPRGVPRESSESVTPVALSPHERASWFGRVQAGPLVLLAFGAGIVALVIAAVTVGIWWLWLVVVGVALACAATTSFAVRVDSSGVTWRSALGLPRGHVPMSKITDAAVIDVSPADFGGFGIRLTPGVLGLVMRQGSALEVTHGKRRFVATVDDATTGAGLLLGYLQAGSRPDGTTRR; encoded by the coding sequence ATGACCACAACAACTGGTGCAGAGCAGCAGATCCGCAGCTCCCACCTGATCGTGACCACCGCAGTCACCGCAGCCAGTGGGCTGGCCCTGGTGATCGTCATACTGCTGTCCCTGGGTGACCTGCCGGACCGGTTGGCCACCCACTTCGACCTGTCTGGGGCGGCCGACGACACGATGTCGCGCGCCCTGGGGCTGACGATGTTCCTGCTGGTCGGGCTCGGCCTGCCAGCGCTGTTGCTCGTGGTGTTCGCCAGGATGCAGTGGTGGCGCGGGGACGAGGCGCGTCGGTTCGCGGGCTTCCTCGGCGCCCTGCCGGTAGGGCTGTCCGCCGTGTTCATCGCGACCGTCCTGGCCAACCGCGGCGCCGCCTCGCCCGACCAGGTGACCCTGAGCCCCTGGGTCTTTGCTATCGCGCTCACCGCCGCAGTCGTGGCGGGACTAGCCGTCGGGCTCATGGTGCCCCGCGGCGTGCCCCGCGAGAGCAGCGAGTCGGTGACGCCGGTGGCCCTCAGCCCGCACGAGCGTGCGTCCTGGTTTGGTCGCGTGCAGGCCGGGCCGCTGGTGTTGCTGGCCTTTGGCGCCGGCATCGTGGCTCTGGTCATCGCCGCCGTCACCGTCGGGATCTGGTGGCTGTGGCTCGTCGTCGTGGGCGTTGCGCTGGCCTGCGCGGCCACGACGAGCTTCGCCGTCCGGGTGGACTCCTCTGGCGTGACCTGGCGCTCGGCGCTTGGCCTTCCGCGCGGTCACGTCCCGATGTCCAAGATCACGGATGCCGCAGTCATTGACGTGTCACCGGCCGACTTCGGTGGGTTCGGCATCCGGCTGACCCCGGGCGTCCTGGGCCTGGTCATGCGCCAGGGGAGCGCGCTGGAGGTCACGCACGGCAAGCGCCGGTTCGTGGCCACTGTCGACGACGCCACCACCGGCGCTGGGCTGCTGCTGGGCTATCTGCAGGCGGGCTCTCGCCCCGATGGCACAACACGCCGCTGA
- a CDS encoding SDR family oxidoreductase has product MRSIVIIGGHGKVALHLARQLTERGDRVTSLIRNPDHQSDVADTGATPVVLDVEQTDAESLATVLGGHDAVVWSAGAGGGAPERTKAVDRDAAMASMDAAARAGVFRYVMVSYRGAGRDEVPADNPFHTYAEAKATADAHLRSSGLQWTIVAPGALSLDPGRGSITRDRDNDRALDEISVGREDVASVIAAVLEDETTVGNTYEFVGGNTPIAEALRG; this is encoded by the coding sequence ATGCGCAGCATCGTGATCATCGGAGGACACGGCAAGGTCGCGCTCCACCTGGCGCGCCAGCTCACCGAACGCGGGGACCGGGTGACCTCACTCATCCGCAACCCCGACCACCAGTCGGACGTCGCGGACACGGGCGCCACGCCTGTCGTGCTCGACGTGGAGCAGACCGACGCCGAGTCGTTGGCTACTGTGCTGGGCGGGCACGACGCGGTCGTCTGGTCGGCGGGAGCAGGTGGCGGCGCCCCGGAGCGGACCAAGGCTGTCGACCGGGACGCGGCGATGGCCTCGATGGACGCAGCGGCTCGGGCCGGCGTGTTCCGCTATGTGATGGTCTCCTATCGCGGTGCGGGCAGGGACGAGGTGCCGGCCGACAACCCGTTCCACACCTATGCCGAGGCCAAGGCCACCGCCGATGCCCACCTGCGCTCCTCTGGGCTGCAGTGGACGATCGTCGCTCCGGGGGCGCTGAGCCTCGACCCCGGCCGCGGGTCGATCACCCGCGACCGCGACAACGACCGCGCACTTGACGAGATCTCGGTGGGGCGCGAGGACGTCGCCTCGGTCATCGCTGCGGTGCTTGAGGACGAGACGACGGTCGGCAACACCTATGAGTTCGTCGGGGGCAACACCCCGATCGCCGAGGCCCTGCGAGGCTGA
- a CDS encoding type II secretion system protein M, translating into MTRLTRVELRRIFSRKIVHLSVLAILAVSVLVFWGLWQTVMPLSAYEDQARQQFEQMHADWESQQEFQDEEFITQCLDEQEAERQRTGDETLDFGCVWEEPTLESVIGGYAPPQMSELYSMNLREGATLVFILVLLGGSTATAAELAHRTLGTWLTFEPRRDRVFASKVLASGVVAIPITAVFLALLLVGIPLIYQIRGVEGSVTATQWADLAWMGARIVVLAVFLGMVGAAAGLLMKHTGALLGIVVGYLLVVENLVRSLFPDWSKYLLSPNLMAWVNDGHEMRNWVCEDSFTGECREVVTRISLEQGALVVGIVGLVVILASWLVFRRRDVN; encoded by the coding sequence ATGACGCGCCTGACCCGCGTCGAGCTGCGCCGCATCTTCTCGCGCAAGATCGTGCACCTGTCGGTGCTGGCGATCCTGGCCGTCTCCGTCCTGGTGTTCTGGGGGCTGTGGCAAACGGTCATGCCGTTGTCGGCCTATGAGGACCAGGCTCGTCAGCAGTTCGAGCAGATGCATGCCGACTGGGAGTCGCAGCAGGAGTTCCAGGACGAGGAGTTCATCACGCAGTGCCTGGACGAGCAGGAGGCCGAGCGGCAGAGGACGGGTGACGAGACGCTCGACTTCGGGTGTGTCTGGGAGGAGCCGACCCTGGAGAGCGTCATCGGCGGCTATGCCCCACCGCAGATGTCCGAGCTCTACTCAATGAATCTGCGCGAGGGTGCCACGCTGGTCTTCATCCTGGTCCTGCTGGGCGGCTCGACGGCCACCGCTGCGGAGCTCGCGCACCGCACACTCGGCACCTGGCTGACCTTCGAGCCTCGACGTGACCGGGTCTTTGCCAGCAAGGTGCTCGCCTCCGGCGTGGTGGCCATCCCCATCACAGCGGTCTTCCTGGCGCTACTCCTCGTCGGGATCCCGCTGATCTATCAGATCAGGGGTGTCGAGGGGTCGGTCACCGCGACGCAGTGGGCCGACCTGGCGTGGATGGGCGCCCGGATCGTGGTGCTGGCGGTCTTCCTGGGGATGGTCGGAGCAGCGGCCGGGTTGCTGATGAAGCACACCGGGGCGCTCCTGGGCATCGTGGTCGGCTATCTGCTCGTCGTGGAGAACCTGGTCCGCTCACTCTTCCCCGACTGGTCGAAGTATCTGCTCAGCCCCAACCTCATGGCCTGGGTCAACGACGGGCACGAGATGCGCAACTGGGTCTGTGAGGACAGCTTCACCGGCGAGTGCCGCGAGGTGGTCACCCGCATCTCGCTCGAGCAGGGCGCGCTCGTGGTCGGCATCGTCGGCCTGGTCGTGATCCTGGCGTCCTGGCTGGTCTTCCGGCGGCGCGACGTGAACTGA